The following coding sequences lie in one Cannabis sativa cultivar Pink pepper isolate KNU-18-1 chromosome 5, ASM2916894v1, whole genome shotgun sequence genomic window:
- the LOC115715791 gene encoding molybdenum cofactor sulfurase gives MSSPCTGETSEACFHGCCRAPSFVQSPKSPASSSSTMTTASTSQYHFTMAALSSLPNITPYFTNHESLPGLKESFSYFIKAFPHYSQTHRTDQLRSHEYNHLQTHACLDYIGIGLFSYSQQQRRRFDPTMASSSSHTPMLSDFYESHFFDICYKPLSLKSQMVISRAVLSQEQELEVKLRKRIMAFMNVSEDDYFMVFTSNQSSAFKLLADSYPFQTNRNLLSVYDYKSEAVESMVESSKRKGARVNSAEFSWPHMKLQTKQLRKMLLMRGNKNNKGLFVFPLQSRMTGSRYSYQWMSIARENSWHVLLDACALGPKDMETLGLSLFQPDFLICSFFKVFGENPSGFGCLFVKKTTCSMLEDSTRGSTVGIVSLVENPLRKDASLKSKLSEIDDDNDDGECRGLDHADSLGLVLISTRARILINWLVNALSRLKHPNSEDGHSLIRIYGPKIGYNRGPSLAFNVFDWKGEKVDPTLVQKLADRNNISLSCGVLQNFWFDDKVDEEREMGLEKMSFVVNKCRDNKRERCGIVSVVMASIGLITNFDDIFRLWGFVSRFLDADYVEKERWRYLALNQTTIEV, from the exons ATGAGCTCTCCTTGCACTGGTGAAACCTCAGAAGCTTGCTTCCATGGCTGTTGCAGGGCACCAAGTTTCGTTCAATCTCCTAAATCACCAGCCAGTTCAAGCTCGACCATGACTACTGCCTCAACATCTCAGTACCATTTCACCATGGCAGCACTTTCTTCTCTACCCAACATTACTCCATATTTCACAAACCACGAGTCTCTTCCTGGTTTAAAGGAATCGTTTTCTTACTTCATTAAAGCTTTTCCTCACTACTCTCAAACTCACCGAACTGATCAACTTCGATCCCATGAATATAACCATCTACAGACCCATGCCTGTCTTGATTACATTGGAATTGGCCTTTTCTCATATTCACAACAACAACGACGTCGTTTTGATCCTACTATGGCTTCCTCTTCGAGTCATACTCCTATGTTATCGGACTTTTATGAATCCCACTTCTTTGATATCTGTTACAAACCATTGAGCTTGAAATCACAGATGGTAATTAGCAGAGCCGTGTTGAGCCAAGAACAAGAGCTAGAAGTCAAATTAAGAAAGAGAATCATGGCTTTTATGAACGTTTCAGAAGATGATTACTTCATGGTATTCACATCCAATCAGTCCTCTGCTTTCAAACTCCTTGCAGATTCATACCCTTTTCAGACCAATCGAAATCTTCTCAGTGTGTACGATTACAAAAGCGAGGCAGTAGAATCCATGGTTGAAAGCTCAAAGAGAAAAGGTGCCCGAGTCAACTCGGCCGAATTCTCCTGGCCCCATATGAAACTCCAAACCAAACAACTAAGGAAGATGTTATTAATGAGAGGTAATAAAAACAACAAGGGGTTGTTCGTTTTCC CACTTCAATCGAGAATGACTGGCTCTCGATACTCATATCAATGGATGAGTATTGCTAGAGAGAATAGTTGGCATGTTTTGCTCGACGCTTGTGCTTTAGGACCCAAAGACATGGAAACCTTAGGGCTCTCTCTGTTCCAACCAGATTTTCTAATATGCTCATTCTTCAAAGTATTTGGGGAAAACCCATCTGGGTTCGGGTGTTTGTTTGTCAAGAAAACAACTTGTTCGATGCTAGAAGACTCGACACGGGGCTCAACTGTCGGCATAGTGAGCCTTGTAGAAAACCCATTAAGAAAAGATGCTTCTTTAAAATCGAAATTGTCGGAaattgatgatgataatgatgatggTGAGTGTAGGGGTTTGGATCATGCAGATTCATTGGGACTAGTTTTGATAAGCACCAGAGCAAGAATCTTAATCAATTGGCTAGTGAATGCATTGAGTAGATTGAAACATCCCAATTCAGAAGATGGGCATTCCTTGATCAGAATCTATGGCCCCAAAATCGGATACAACAGAGGACCCAGCCTGGCATTCAATGTGTTTGACTGGAAAGGAGAGAAGGTTGACCCGACCCTGGTTCAGAAGCTTGCTGACCGTAACAACATTTCTTTGAGCTGCGGAGTTCTTCAGAATTTTTGGTTTGATGATAAGGTTGATGAAGAGAGGGAAATGGGGCTAGAGAAGATGAGTTTTGTTGTGAACAAGTGTAGAGATAATAAACGCGAGCGATGTGGGATTGTTTCTGTAGTTATGGCTAGTATTGGGCTGATCACCAATTTTGATGATATTTTCAGGCTTTGGGGTTTTGTTTCCAGGTTTTTGGACGCCGATTATGTGGAGAAGGAGAGGTGGAGATACTTGGCTCTTAATCAAACTACAATCGAAGTTTGA